The following are encoded together in the Terriglobia bacterium genome:
- a CDS encoding NCS2 family permease, which translates to MLQQTRRYFEFEKHRTSFRTEFLAGVTTFMTMSYIIVVNPKILEAAAIPVGPSMVATILTAAFGTLIMGLYARLPFAIAPYMGENAFVAYTVVVLLGYTWQAALGAVFIGGILFVLLTIFRLRQWLVDAIPEGLRYSFAVGIGLFMTFIGLNVTGIVVLGTAGAPVRIGAVTSPPVLVAILGFVMIAVLLLRRIPGAIFFGILITTALAFALHVAAPPHRLVSLPPGLGPVFLQLDIRGALSWGFFAVVLTVFVMAFVDTMGTLIGVSSRAGFLDEKGRLPGIEKPMMADALATSFAALVGTTTSGAYIESASGIEAGGRTGFSAVVTACLFLLSLFFAPFLTAVPPQAYGPALIVVGYLMLKPVSRINLDDYTELFPAFAVVILMSFTFNIGIGITAGFVLYPLFKLAAGRRREVSAGLWVLCALSLLFYIFYPYSKA; encoded by the coding sequence ATGCTGCAACAGACTAGAAGATACTTCGAGTTCGAGAAGCATCGGACTTCATTCCGCACCGAATTCCTCGCCGGCGTCACCACGTTTATGACGATGTCCTACATCATCGTGGTGAATCCCAAAATCCTGGAAGCCGCCGCAATACCGGTCGGCCCATCCATGGTGGCCACCATTCTGACCGCGGCCTTCGGCACGCTGATCATGGGGCTCTACGCCCGTCTGCCGTTCGCCATCGCTCCCTATATGGGCGAGAACGCCTTTGTGGCCTACACGGTCGTTGTTCTGCTGGGCTACACCTGGCAGGCTGCGCTGGGTGCGGTCTTCATCGGCGGGATTCTTTTCGTCCTGCTGACCATATTCCGGCTCCGGCAGTGGCTCGTCGACGCGATACCGGAAGGGCTCCGCTACAGTTTCGCCGTCGGCATCGGGCTGTTCATGACTTTCATTGGTCTCAATGTCACGGGGATTGTCGTGCTCGGAACCGCCGGCGCGCCAGTCAGGATCGGTGCCGTCACGAGCCCTCCAGTGCTGGTTGCCATTCTGGGATTTGTCATGATTGCCGTGCTGCTGCTGCGCAGGATTCCGGGCGCCATCTTCTTCGGCATTCTGATCACGACCGCGCTTGCCTTCGCACTCCACGTGGCCGCGCCCCCTCACAGGCTGGTCAGCCTTCCGCCCGGTCTGGGGCCGGTATTCCTGCAGCTGGATATTCGTGGAGCCTTGAGTTGGGGATTCTTCGCGGTGGTGCTCACCGTGTTCGTCATGGCGTTTGTCGACACCATGGGGACTCTCATCGGGGTTTCATCGCGCGCGGGTTTTCTGGACGAGAAGGGGCGGCTGCCCGGGATTGAAAAGCCCATGATGGCGGATGCGCTGGCGACGAGCTTCGCGGCCCTGGTCGGCACTACGACATCAGGAGCCTACATCGAGTCTGCCTCGGGCATCGAGGCGGGCGGCAGGACGGGATTCAGCGCGGTGGTGACCGCCTGTTTATTCCTCCTCTCGCTCTTTTTTGCACCCTTCCTGACAGCGGTTCCTCCGCAAGCCTACGGCCCTGCGCTCATCGTGGTCGGCTATCTCATGTTGAAGCCGGTCAGCAGGATCAACCTCGACGATTACACCGAACTCTTCCCCGCGTTTGCAGTAGTGATTCTGATGAGCTTCACCTTCAACATCGGCATCGGCATCACTGCAGGATTTGTCCTTTACCCCCTCTTCAAGCTGGCCGCTGGAAGGCGCCGGGAAGTCAGCGCGGGCCTCTGGGTGCTGTGCGCGCTATCGCTCCTCTTCTACATCTTTTACCCGTACTCGAAGGCTTAG
- a CDS encoding Rrf2 family transcriptional regulator: MFSQTTEYALRAVVWLAAHGSEPQTTLQIAAATHVPAGYLSKVLQALGRANLVSSQRGLYGGFTLTRGPDTISVLAVVNAVDPIQRIETCPLGLKSHGKELCALHRRLDNAIAHIQKAFAESTIADLLAEPSTSHPLCEAEGSRGT; this comes from the coding sequence ATGTTTTCGCAAACCACGGAATATGCCCTGCGTGCGGTGGTCTGGCTTGCTGCACACGGCAGCGAGCCGCAAACGACGCTGCAGATAGCTGCCGCAACCCACGTTCCGGCGGGCTATCTGTCGAAAGTGCTCCAGGCCTTAGGCAGAGCCAACCTGGTCAGCTCGCAGCGTGGCTTGTACGGCGGTTTTACGCTCACTCGCGGGCCCGATACGATCAGTGTGCTGGCAGTGGTGAACGCCGTCGATCCGATCCAGCGGATCGAGACTTGTCCGCTGGGTTTGAAGTCGCACGGCAAAGAACTTTGCGCGCTGCACAGGCGGCTCGACAATGCCATTGCCCATATCCAGAAAGCGTTTGCCGAATCAACGATCGCCGACCTCTTGGCCGAGCCATCGACCAGCCATCCCCTTTGTGAGGCTGAAGGAAGCCGGGGCACGTGA
- a CDS encoding citrate (Si)-synthase translates to MSRLKDKLFEKIQAWRPRTAKLVKEHANVKVGEVNIGQVIGGARDVKCLVTDISYLDPVEGIRFRGMTIPEVLEKLPKVPGRETPYVEGHVYLLLTGDVPTASEVADVADEFKKRARVPQYVFDVLRAMPRDTHPMTMLSAAVVALQRESVFVQKYNAGINKNDYWDSTYEDGMNLLAQLPEIAAYIYRMKYRGDTIIASNPGLDMGGNFAHMMGIDKPYDDVSRLYFILHSDHESGNVSAHAGHLISSALSDIYYSISGMINGLAGPLHGLANQEVLRWIQGVMVKMGGRVPSEAELRQFVWDTLKSGQVVPGYGHAVLRKTDPRYMAQREFCLKHMPDDPLFKYVDMLFRVVPPVLLEQGKAKDPWPNVDAQSGVIQWYYGVKEYDFYTVFFAVGRALGVVSNIIWDRALGYAIERPKSVTTAMLEEAAKTATASKA, encoded by the coding sequence GTGTCCAGACTAAAAGATAAATTATTCGAGAAGATCCAGGCCTGGCGGCCACGCACCGCCAAGCTGGTGAAAGAACATGCGAATGTCAAAGTGGGCGAGGTGAATATCGGACAGGTCATTGGCGGCGCCAGGGATGTGAAATGCCTGGTGACCGACATCTCTTACCTGGATCCGGTGGAAGGGATTCGCTTTCGCGGCATGACGATACCGGAAGTTCTCGAAAAGTTGCCGAAGGTTCCGGGCCGCGAAACGCCTTACGTCGAGGGACATGTCTACCTGCTGCTTACTGGTGATGTTCCCACGGCGAGCGAAGTGGCCGATGTCGCCGACGAGTTCAAGAAGCGTGCACGAGTCCCGCAGTATGTCTTCGACGTCCTTCGCGCCATGCCGCGCGATACCCACCCGATGACCATGCTCTCGGCCGCTGTCGTTGCCTTGCAGCGGGAATCCGTCTTCGTGCAAAAATACAACGCGGGCATCAACAAGAACGATTACTGGGATTCCACCTATGAAGACGGCATGAACCTGCTGGCCCAATTGCCCGAAATCGCGGCCTACATTTACCGCATGAAGTATCGGGGCGACACGATCATAGCATCGAATCCAGGCCTCGACATGGGCGGCAACTTCGCTCATATGATGGGGATCGACAAGCCCTATGACGACGTCTCGCGGCTTTACTTCATCCTGCACAGCGACCATGAAAGCGGCAACGTGAGTGCGCACGCCGGACACCTGATCTCCAGCGCCCTTTCGGACATTTATTACTCCATCTCCGGAATGATCAATGGATTGGCTGGGCCCCTGCACGGTTTGGCGAACCAGGAGGTGCTGCGCTGGATCCAGGGCGTCATGGTCAAGATGGGCGGCAGAGTTCCGAGCGAGGCGGAACTCAGGCAGTTTGTATGGGATACGCTCAAATCAGGACAGGTGGTCCCAGGGTACGGGCACGCCGTGTTGCGCAAGACCGATCCCCGGTATATGGCTCAACGCGAGTTCTGTCTGAAGCATATGCCGGATGATCCGCTCTTCAAGTATGTTGACATGCTGTTCCGCGTGGTGCCGCCGGTTCTCCTTGAGCAAGGCAAGGCAAAGGATCCCTGGCCCAACGTCGATGCTCAGTCCGGCGTCATCCAGTGGTACTACGGCGTCAAGGAATACGATTTCTATACCGTTTTCTTTGCAGTCGGTCGTGCGCTGGGTGTGGTATCAAACATCATTTGGGACCGCGCGCTCGGTTACGCAATCGAGCGCCCCAAGTCGGTGACGACGGCGATGCTGGAAGAAGCCGCCAAGACAGCAACTGCTTCGAAAGCCTGA